A portion of the Rhodanobacter sp. AS-Z3 genome contains these proteins:
- a CDS encoding DUF6384 family protein yields MDRRKARLGIALVAVLVLALVGFYFVQSHSYAHWQKTVTPLVADAALMQQDVSKTIRLATNVGTVPLGASVHAEGALMEINKLNGAMRGLIVTSTDPEVLQSTFADHSDAKQVLAHDRKLLALARQHLQLAHQELNEANKVLAYGQKWHDLDPYALQPAGLSPQWLSNAIAMRTALNSGDLHAIEQADLRLETLHKGGQIAQSAATIVGSFSAGDRDMAAPYLATISTAVNQGDLSKAEPALATLVTMQKQAPLSYSLYLLAIPGEKTFVVKPDARDASIQHHYLIVQATNEHGAQVPVDIHDSELDRDLAASRFGVEVSAETFDQVQNGERDGLLLVGKKSSGTVSTVFSLPVLDGRISRW; encoded by the coding sequence ATGGACCGGCGCAAGGCGCGTCTGGGCATTGCGCTGGTGGCGGTTCTGGTGCTGGCTTTGGTCGGCTTCTACTTTGTGCAGTCGCATAGTTATGCCCATTGGCAAAAGACCGTCACGCCGTTGGTCGCCGACGCCGCCCTGATGCAGCAGGACGTCAGCAAGACCATTCGCCTGGCCACGAATGTGGGCACTGTCCCGCTGGGTGCGTCGGTGCACGCGGAAGGTGCGTTGATGGAGATCAACAAGTTGAACGGCGCCATGCGCGGATTGATCGTCACCTCGACCGATCCCGAAGTCTTGCAGTCAACGTTTGCCGATCATTCGGACGCGAAGCAAGTGCTCGCCCATGATCGCAAGCTGCTTGCGCTGGCCCGGCAACACTTGCAACTGGCACATCAGGAGTTGAACGAGGCCAACAAGGTCCTGGCTTATGGACAGAAATGGCACGACCTCGATCCGTACGCGTTGCAACCAGCCGGGCTTTCGCCACAGTGGTTGAGTAACGCGATTGCCATGCGCACGGCATTGAACTCAGGCGATCTGCACGCGATCGAGCAGGCGGACCTTCGCCTCGAAACCCTGCACAAGGGTGGTCAAATCGCTCAAAGTGCTGCAACCATTGTCGGCAGCTTCTCTGCCGGGGACCGCGACATGGCGGCACCTTACCTTGCCACCATCAGCACCGCCGTCAACCAGGGCGACTTGAGCAAAGCCGAGCCGGCACTGGCGACGCTGGTGACGATGCAGAAGCAGGCTCCACTGAGTTATAGCTTGTATTTGCTGGCGATCCCGGGAGAGAAGACTTTCGTGGTCAAGCCGGATGCCCGCGATGCCTCGATCCAGCATCACTATCTGATTGTGCAGGCTACCAACGAACATGGCGCGCAGGTGCCGGTCGACATCCACGACAGTGAACTGGACAGGGACCTGGCGGCCAGTCGTTTTGGTGTCGAAGTGAGCGCCGAGACCTTTGATCAAGTGCAAAATGGTGAAAGGGACGGCCTGCTGCTGGTGGGCAAAAAATCGTCAGGTACGGTGAGTACGGTGTTTTCGCTGCCTGTACTGGATGGACGGATCAGTCGCTGGTAA
- the arsC gene encoding arsenate reductase (glutaredoxin) (This arsenate reductase requires both glutathione and glutaredoxin to convert arsenate to arsenite, after which the efflux transporter formed by ArsA and ArsB can extrude the arsenite from the cell, providing resistance.), with protein sequence MVRIYHNNRCSKSRATLALLEQQGGPVEVINYLDTPPTASELATLLQQLGMTARELLRTGEAEYQSLGLASLSMDEAALIAAMVEHPKLIERPIVVANGKAALGRPPEAVLAIL encoded by the coding sequence ATGGTGCGCATCTATCACAACAACCGCTGCTCCAAGTCACGCGCCACCCTGGCGTTGCTGGAGCAGCAGGGTGGTCCGGTCGAGGTGATCAACTATCTCGACACGCCACCCACCGCGAGCGAATTGGCGACGCTGCTGCAGCAACTGGGCATGACGGCTCGCGAACTGCTGCGGACCGGTGAAGCGGAATATCAATCACTCGGGCTGGCCAGCCTTTCGATGGACGAAGCCGCGCTGATTGCCGCGATGGTGGAGCATCCGAAATTGATCGAACGTCCGATCGTGGTTGCCAACGGCAAGGCGGCGCTGGGCAGGCCACCGGAAGCGGTGCTGGCGATACTCTGA
- a CDS encoding PilZ domain-containing protein, translating to MAIDRNGQGNRVPEQLRPARMQIETTVLMSRHGESHPTELVDISATGALLRRPLGWAGEPGQSWVLDMIFGHNLHIHLEAVVARISDHHIGFSYSRIPEDKQVPLWNLLGGYADILEYWKDG from the coding sequence ATGGCGATCGACAGAAACGGACAAGGCAATCGCGTACCGGAGCAATTGCGCCCGGCCCGCATGCAGATCGAGACGACGGTTCTGATGAGTCGTCATGGCGAATCGCATCCGACGGAGCTGGTGGATATTTCGGCAACAGGCGCCTTGTTGCGCCGCCCGTTGGGCTGGGCTGGCGAGCCCGGTCAGAGCTGGGTGCTCGACATGATCTTCGGCCACAACCTGCATATTCATCTGGAGGCGGTGGTGGCGCGCATTTCCGATCACCATATCGGTTTCTCCTACAGCCGCATTCCCGAGGATAAACAGGTGCCGTTGTGGAACCTCCTTGGTGGCTACGCTGACATTCTTGAATACTGGAAGGACGGCTGA
- a CDS encoding ScpA family protein translates to MSTEPVVEPQSPVPAPQDAFASLPQQQEMPLAIVRGQPMLQMPQDLYIPPDALEVILESFEGPLDLLLYLIRRQNLDILDIPVAEITRQYMSYIELMRDVMRLELAAEYLLMAAILAEIKSRLLLPRPPAEEGLEEDPRAELVRRLQEYERFKRAAEDIEAMPRLERDSVVVHAEVGERNVIKLPPPLELTELLLALKDVMHRAELFGHHAIKREALSVRQRMGELLGRLDDSSFHRFESLFDISEGRPGIVVTFLAMLELAKEMLIEIVQEEPLAAIYVKAKVSHSEELAEFATDAEHGDEPAVIEASSQ, encoded by the coding sequence ATGAGCACTGAGCCCGTCGTCGAGCCACAGAGCCCGGTTCCTGCACCGCAGGATGCCTTTGCGTCGCTGCCGCAACAGCAGGAAATGCCGCTGGCCATCGTGCGCGGCCAGCCGATGTTGCAGATGCCGCAGGATCTGTACATTCCGCCGGATGCGCTCGAAGTCATCCTGGAGTCGTTTGAAGGTCCGCTGGACTTGCTGCTGTACCTGATCCGTCGGCAGAACCTGGATATCCTGGACATTCCGGTGGCCGAGATCACGCGGCAGTACATGAGTTACATCGAGCTGATGCGCGATGTGATGCGGCTGGAACTGGCCGCGGAATACCTGCTGATGGCTGCGATCCTGGCCGAGATCAAGTCGCGGCTGTTGCTGCCACGGCCGCCCGCCGAGGAAGGTTTGGAAGAAGACCCCCGCGCCGAGCTGGTGCGGCGATTGCAGGAGTACGAACGATTCAAGCGTGCGGCCGAGGACATCGAGGCGATGCCCCGGCTGGAGCGCGACAGCGTGGTGGTACACGCCGAGGTGGGGGAGCGCAACGTCATCAAGTTGCCACCGCCACTGGAGTTGACTGAACTGCTGCTGGCACTGAAGGACGTGATGCACCGCGCCGAATTGTTCGGGCATCACGCGATCAAACGCGAAGCGCTCAGCGTTCGTCAGCGCATGGGTGAACTGCTGGGCCGGCTCGACGACAGCAGCTTTCACCGCTTCGAGAGCCTGTTCGACATCAGCGAGGGGCGCCCGGGCATCGTGGTGACCTTCCTCGCCATGCTCGAACTGGCCAAGGAAATGCTGATCGAGATCGTCCAGGAAGAACCACTGGCGGCCATTTACGTAAAAGCGAAAGTGAGTCACTCCGAGGAACTCGCCGAGTTTGCAACGGATGCGGAACACGGCGACGAACCTGCCGTGATCGAAGCATCCAGCCAATGA
- a CDS encoding amidohydrolase, which produces MQALKVALVQGATRWHDAPANRDYYGALARQAQGSDLIVLPETFLSGFSNDTRASAEAMDGEGVAWLRALASDVGAVVCGSVAIRENDIVYNRLLWMRPDGSFAQYDKRHLFRMAGEHTRYGGGRERLIVELKGWRILPQVCYDLRFPVWLRNRRLATATGGMEYDLAVFVANWPAPRRQPWRTLLRARAIENLSYVIGVNRVGVDGNEIPYSGDSAVIDPVGEPLLELDAGEQVVTITLDPAPLLAHRERFPAWMDADAFSLDLN; this is translated from the coding sequence ATGCAGGCGCTGAAGGTTGCGCTGGTGCAGGGTGCAACCCGCTGGCACGACGCGCCCGCCAATCGCGATTATTACGGTGCGCTGGCGCGGCAGGCGCAGGGCAGCGACCTGATCGTGCTGCCGGAAACCTTCCTGTCCGGCTTCAGCAATGACACCCGTGCCAGTGCCGAAGCCATGGACGGTGAAGGCGTGGCATGGCTGCGCGCGCTGGCGAGCGATGTGGGTGCAGTGGTCTGCGGCAGCGTGGCAATCCGCGAAAACGATATCGTCTACAACCGCCTGTTGTGGATGCGGCCTGATGGCAGCTTTGCGCAGTATGACAAGCGCCATCTGTTTCGCATGGCCGGTGAGCACACGCGCTATGGCGGCGGCCGTGAACGCTTGATTGTAGAGCTGAAGGGTTGGCGCATCCTGCCGCAGGTCTGCTACGACCTGCGCTTTCCGGTGTGGTTGCGCAATCGGCGGCTGGCGACCGCGACCGGCGGGATGGAATACGACCTGGCGGTGTTCGTGGCGAACTGGCCGGCGCCGCGCCGGCAGCCGTGGCGCACGCTGCTGCGCGCACGGGCAATCGAAAACCTCAGTTATGTGATCGGTGTGAATCGCGTCGGCGTGGATGGCAACGAAATCCCGTATTCCGGCGACAGCGCGGTGATCGATCCAGTGGGTGAGCCGCTGCTGGAACTGGATGCTGGCGAGCAGGTGGTGACCATCACGCTGGACCCGGCGCCGCTGTTGGCGCATCGCGAGCGCTTTCCGGCGTGGATGGATGCGGACGCATTTTCACTCGACCTGAATTGA
- the acnA gene encoding aconitate hydratase AcnA, translating into MKDTFSTRDTLEVNGKQYAFASLAKLGQRFDLKRLPYSMKILLENLLRHEDGVDVTSKEIEAVATWDAKKEPDTEISFMPARVLLQDFTGVPCVVDLAAMRDAMKALGGDPTLINPLSPAELVIDHSVQVDVFGSEDALEKNVAIEFERNQARYSFLRWGQKALADFKVVPPRTGIVHQVNLEHLGRVVMGNEVNGQLWAYPDTVFGTDSHTTMINGLGVLGWGVGGIEAEAAMLGQPSSMLIPQVVGFKLSGKLPEGATATDLVLTVTQMLRKQGVVGKFVEFFGPGLPHLALADRATIGNMAPEYGATCGIFPVDAESLRYLRLSGRSDEQVALVEAYAKAQGLWHDENSVHADFSATLELDLADVKPSMAGPKRPQDRVLLTDVKTNYNENLGATTTKRNGAEARFANEGGDTAVGHDQSQNAPGQHVSMNGQDFRVGDGSVVIAAITSCTNTSNPAVMLAAGLVAKKAAARGLKAKPWVKTSLAPGSKVVTDYLEKTGLLTELEKTGFYLVGYGCTTCIGNSGPLPQEISKAISEGDLTVGAVISGNRNFEGRVHAEVKMNYLASPPLVVAYALAGSLDINLTTEPLGEGSDGKDVFLKDVWPSNQEISDLLASAVTSDMFKKNYADVFKGDERWNAIASPDGALYAWDEASTYIKNPPYFDGMTMEVGTVDDIHAARCLGLFADSITTDHISPAGSIKKDSPAGRFLISRGVQPIDFNSYGSRRGNDDVMVRGTFANIRIKNQMLDGVEGGFTRHVPSGEQMAIYDAAMKYKDAKTPLVVIAGKEYGTGSSRDWAAKGTLLLGVKAVITESFERIHRSNLVGMGVLPLCFKQGENAKSLGLDGSESFDITGLDNGNSKEATVVATAADGSKKQFTVHVMLLTPKERDFFRHGGILQYVLRQLAGKKAA; encoded by the coding sequence ATGAAAGATACCTTTTCCACACGCGACACCCTCGAAGTCAATGGCAAGCAGTACGCTTTCGCCAGCCTGGCCAAGTTGGGTCAGCGCTTCGACCTGAAGCGGCTGCCGTACTCGATGAAGATCCTGCTGGAAAACCTGCTGCGCCACGAAGACGGCGTCGACGTGACGTCGAAGGAAATCGAAGCGGTCGCCACCTGGGACGCGAAGAAGGAACCGGACACCGAAATTTCGTTCATGCCGGCACGTGTGCTGCTGCAGGATTTCACCGGCGTACCGTGTGTGGTCGACCTGGCCGCAATGCGCGACGCGATGAAGGCGCTGGGCGGTGATCCGACCCTGATCAACCCGCTGTCGCCGGCTGAACTGGTCATCGACCACTCGGTGCAGGTCGACGTGTTCGGCAGCGAAGACGCGCTGGAAAAGAACGTTGCGATCGAGTTCGAGCGCAACCAGGCTCGCTACAGCTTCCTGCGCTGGGGCCAGAAAGCCCTGGCCGATTTCAAGGTCGTGCCGCCGCGCACCGGCATCGTGCATCAGGTGAACCTGGAGCATCTGGGCCGCGTGGTGATGGGCAACGAAGTCAACGGCCAGTTGTGGGCTTACCCGGATACCGTGTTCGGCACCGATTCGCACACGACCATGATCAACGGTCTGGGCGTGCTGGGTTGGGGCGTTGGCGGCATCGAAGCCGAGGCCGCGATGCTTGGTCAGCCTTCGTCCATGCTGATTCCGCAGGTGGTCGGCTTCAAGCTGTCGGGCAAGCTGCCCGAGGGCGCCACCGCCACCGATCTGGTGCTGACCGTGACCCAGATGCTGCGCAAGCAGGGTGTGGTCGGCAAGTTCGTCGAATTCTTCGGTCCGGGCCTGCCGCATCTGGCGCTGGCGGATCGCGCCACCATCGGCAACATGGCGCCGGAATACGGCGCCACCTGCGGCATCTTCCCGGTCGACGCCGAATCGCTGCGCTACTTGCGCCTGTCCGGCCGCAGCGACGAACAAGTCGCGCTGGTCGAAGCCTATGCCAAGGCTCAGGGTCTGTGGCATGACGAGAACAGCGTGCACGCTGACTTCAGCGCCACGCTGGAACTGGACCTGGCCGACGTCAAGCCGTCGATGGCTGGCCCGAAGCGTCCGCAGGACCGCGTGCTGCTGACCGACGTCAAGACCAACTACAACGAGAACCTCGGCGCGACCACCACCAAGCGCAATGGTGCGGAAGCCCGCTTCGCCAACGAAGGTGGCGACACCGCCGTCGGTCACGACCAGAGCCAGAACGCACCGGGCCAGCATGTCTCGATGAACGGCCAGGACTTCCGCGTCGGCGACGGCTCGGTGGTCATCGCGGCAATCACCTCGTGCACCAACACCTCCAACCCGGCAGTGATGCTGGCCGCTGGTCTGGTCGCCAAGAAAGCTGCCGCGCGTGGCCTGAAGGCCAAGCCGTGGGTGAAGACCTCGCTGGCACCGGGCTCCAAGGTCGTCACCGACTATCTGGAAAAGACCGGACTGCTGACCGAGCTGGAAAAGACCGGCTTCTATCTGGTCGGCTACGGCTGCACCACCTGCATCGGCAACTCCGGACCCTTGCCGCAGGAAATCAGCAAGGCGATCAGCGAGGGCGACCTGACCGTTGGCGCGGTGATCTCCGGCAACCGCAACTTCGAAGGCCGCGTGCATGCCGAAGTGAAGATGAACTACCTGGCTTCGCCGCCGCTGGTAGTCGCCTACGCGCTGGCCGGTTCGCTCGACATCAACCTGACCACCGAGCCGCTGGGCGAGGGTTCGGATGGCAAGGACGTCTTCCTGAAGGACGTCTGGCCGTCCAATCAGGAAATCAGCGACCTGCTCGCCAGCGCGGTCACCTCGGACATGTTCAAGAAGAACTACGCCGACGTGTTCAAGGGTGACGAGCGTTGGAACGCCATCGCCTCGCCAGACGGCGCGCTGTACGCATGGGACGAAGCGTCCACCTACATCAAGAACCCGCCCTACTTCGACGGCATGACGATGGAAGTGGGCACGGTCGACGACATTCATGCTGCGCGCTGCCTGGGCCTGTTCGCCGACTCGATCACCACCGACCACATCTCGCCGGCCGGTTCGATCAAGAAGGACTCGCCGGCCGGTCGCTTCCTTATCTCGCGCGGCGTGCAGCCGATCGACTTCAACTCCTACGGCTCCCGTCGCGGCAACGACGACGTGATGGTGCGCGGCACCTTCGCCAACATCCGCATCAAGAACCAGATGCTGGATGGTGTCGAAGGTGGCTTCACCCGCCACGTCCCGTCGGGCGAACAGATGGCAATCTACGATGCGGCCATGAAGTACAAGGACGCCAAGACGCCGCTGGTGGTCATCGCCGGCAAGGAATACGGCACTGGCTCCTCGCGTGACTGGGCTGCCAAGGGCACCTTGCTGCTGGGCGTCAAGGCCGTGATCACCGAAAGCTTCGAGCGTATCCACCGCTCCAACCTGGTCGGCATGGGCGTGCTGCCGCTGTGCTTCAAGCAAGGCGAGAACGCAAAGTCACTGGGCCTGGACGGTAGCGAGAGCTTCGACATCACCGGCCTGGACAACGGCAATTCGAAGGAAGCCACCGTGGTTGCCACTGCCGCCGACGGCAGCAAGAAGCAGTTCACCGTACATGTGATGCTGCTGACCCCGAAGGAGCGTGACTTCTTCCGTCACGGCGGCATCCTGCAGTACGTGCTGCGTCAGCTGGCCGGCAAGAAAGCCGCCTGA
- a CDS encoding long-chain-fatty-acid--CoA ligase, with the protein MSNERPWLDNYPAGVPEQIDVSQYASVPAVLEEAFAAFRDRPAFANFGRQLSYGQIDEMSRQFAGYLTGVLKLVKGDRIAIMMPNVLQYPIALFGALRAGLIVVNTNPMYTARELKHQLEDSGAKAIVVLDNFANTLQQVVAETGVKHIVTTGIGDLLGFPKGALINFVLKHVKKMVPAYHLPQAVRFRDALTRGAAHPLPPVTLGHDDIAFLQYTGGTTGVAKGAMLTHGNMIANMLQASAWIGSDVVKPGEEVIITALPLYHIFSLTANGLVFTRLGGLNWLITNPRDMPGFVKELKASRFTALTGVNTLFNGLLNTPGFAELDFSRLHMTLGGGMAVQRAVAERWKKTTGCTLAEAYGLTETSPAVCINPIDLKEYNGSIGLPVPSTDVAIWSDEGQPLPTGEVGELMVHGPQVMKGYWQRPDETSKVLGADGWLHTGDIAKMDEQGYFYIVDRKKDMILVSGFNVYPNEVEDVVMEHPGVLEVAAVGVADEHSGEVVKLFVVRKDPQLTEEALKKFCHDRLTGYKRPRQIEFRSELPKSNVGKILRRELRDEKKPAA; encoded by the coding sequence ATGAGCAATGAGCGTCCGTGGCTGGACAACTATCCAGCCGGCGTGCCCGAACAGATCGACGTCAGTCAATATGCTTCGGTCCCCGCGGTGCTGGAAGAGGCGTTCGCTGCCTTCCGTGATCGCCCGGCGTTCGCCAACTTCGGCCGCCAGCTCAGCTACGGCCAGATTGATGAGATGAGCCGTCAGTTCGCCGGCTATCTCACCGGCGTGCTCAAGCTGGTCAAGGGCGACCGCATCGCGATCATGATGCCGAACGTGTTGCAGTATCCGATCGCCTTGTTCGGCGCGCTGCGCGCCGGACTGATTGTGGTCAATACGAATCCGATGTACACCGCACGCGAGTTGAAACATCAGCTGGAAGACTCCGGCGCGAAGGCGATCGTGGTGCTGGACAATTTCGCCAACACGCTGCAGCAGGTGGTGGCGGAAACCGGGGTGAAGCACATTGTCACCACCGGCATTGGCGACCTGCTCGGCTTCCCCAAGGGGGCGCTGATCAACTTCGTGCTCAAGCACGTCAAGAAGATGGTGCCTGCCTACCACCTGCCGCAGGCTGTCCGTTTTCGCGACGCGCTGACGCGTGGCGCCGCGCACCCGCTGCCGCCGGTGACACTGGGTCACGACGACATTGCGTTCCTGCAGTACACCGGCGGCACTACCGGCGTGGCCAAGGGTGCCATGCTCACCCACGGCAACATGATCGCCAACATGCTGCAGGCAAGCGCCTGGATTGGCAGCGATGTGGTCAAGCCGGGTGAAGAGGTCATCATCACCGCGTTGCCGCTGTATCACATCTTCTCGCTGACGGCGAACGGCCTGGTCTTCACGCGTCTGGGCGGACTCAACTGGCTGATCACCAATCCTCGCGACATGCCCGGTTTCGTCAAGGAACTGAAAGCTTCCCGGTTCACCGCCCTCACCGGCGTCAACACGCTATTCAACGGGCTGCTCAATACACCCGGCTTTGCCGAACTGGATTTCTCGCGACTGCACATGACCCTGGGCGGCGGCATGGCCGTGCAACGTGCGGTGGCCGAACGCTGGAAGAAAACCACCGGCTGCACCCTGGCAGAGGCCTATGGACTGACGGAAACGTCGCCGGCGGTATGCATCAATCCGATTGATCTGAAGGAGTACAACGGCTCGATCGGATTGCCGGTTCCATCGACCGATGTCGCCATCTGGTCCGACGAAGGGCAGCCACTGCCCACCGGCGAAGTCGGTGAACTGATGGTGCATGGCCCGCAGGTAATGAAGGGCTATTGGCAGCGCCCGGATGAAACGAGCAAGGTGCTTGGCGCTGACGGCTGGCTACACACCGGCGACATCGCAAAAATGGACGAGCAAGGCTACTTCTACATTGTCGACCGCAAGAAGGACATGATCTTGGTGTCCGGCTTCAACGTGTATCCGAACGAAGTCGAAGACGTGGTGATGGAGCACCCCGGCGTACTTGAGGTTGCCGCAGTCGGCGTGGCGGACGAGCATTCCGGCGAGGTGGTGAAGCTGTTCGTGGTGCGCAAGGACCCGCAGCTCACCGAGGAAGCATTGAAGAAGTTCTGCCACGATCGCCTGACCGGTTACAAGCGACCGCGCCAGATCGAGTTCCGCAGCGAACTGCCAAAGAGCAATGTGGGCAAGATTCTGCGCCGCGAATTGCGCGACGAAAAGAAACCCGCCGCCTGA
- the scpB gene encoding SMC-Scp complex subunit ScpB: protein MQIEQLKSIIEAALLASTQPMTVQQLGDLFIETDEVTRELIARALESLAEDCSGRGVELKEVASGFRYQVRQDVHPWISRMWTERPSRYSRALLETLALIAYRQPITRPEIEQIRGVVVSSNIIKTMEEREWIRVVGYRDVPGKPALFGTTRAFLDYFNLKSLDQLPPLSEIRDMEDPQMRFEAEPLPARIVRDLPIDPEGENQPHHDMQDEVVDAASTDIEPSNNEHPSALGDTADAEDNDVAIDAETSIAPNSDDDGSDSSPTAEALTTTADEAATPAAAVEPDTASQDTEEYRA, encoded by the coding sequence ATGCAGATCGAGCAACTCAAATCCATTATCGAGGCCGCCCTGCTGGCCTCCACCCAGCCGATGACTGTGCAACAGCTGGGCGACCTGTTCATCGAGACCGATGAGGTCACGCGCGAGCTGATCGCCCGAGCACTGGAATCGCTAGCCGAGGACTGCAGCGGGCGCGGCGTCGAGCTGAAGGAAGTGGCCTCGGGCTTTCGCTACCAGGTACGCCAGGACGTGCACCCGTGGATTTCGCGGATGTGGACTGAACGGCCCAGCCGCTATTCACGTGCGCTGCTGGAAACGCTGGCGCTGATCGCCTATCGCCAGCCGATCACCCGACCTGAGATCGAGCAGATCCGCGGCGTGGTGGTGTCCTCCAACATCATCAAGACGATGGAGGAGCGCGAATGGATTCGCGTGGTCGGATACCGCGACGTGCCCGGCAAACCGGCGCTGTTCGGCACCACCCGCGCCTTTCTCGACTACTTCAACCTGAAATCGCTGGACCAGTTGCCGCCGCTGTCGGAAATCCGCGACATGGAAGACCCGCAGATGCGCTTCGAAGCCGAGCCCCTGCCCGCCCGGATCGTGCGCGACTTGCCGATCGACCCGGAAGGCGAGAACCAGCCGCACCACGATATGCAAGATGAAGTTGTCGATGCCGCAAGCACCGACATCGAACCGAGCAACAACGAACACCCTTCAGCATTGGGCGATACCGCCGATGCCGAAGACAACGACGTGGCAATCGATGCAGAAACATCCATTGCACCCAACTCCGACGATGACGGCTCCGACTCGAGTCCCACCGCCGAAGCCCTGACAACCACTGCCGACGAGGCAGCGACCCCCGCCGCGGCTGTCGAACCCGATACCGCAAGCCAAGATACCGAGGAGTACCGCGCATGA
- a CDS encoding pseudouridine synthase has translation MTAPQKSVLSLKREPRIETEGPALEERLHKVLANAGLGSRRMLEQRIQSGEVELNGAPAEIGMSVKAGDRVVMDGKQFVVATDSRDDTEVLIYHKPEGVLTTRDDPDGRPNVFEQLPRLKGARWVAVGRLDINTTGLLLLTTDGELANGLMHPKSGLEREYLCRVHGEVPDEIIERLKAGVELDDGPARFDEIAVISRGGSHSWFRVVIREGRNREVRRLWDSQGFLVSRLKRIRYGKIELPRNLRRGECEALDAESIKQLRQATGLGVAQPVLTLSPVLHQRRANRSVTEYRPERGASSAWTGGQDEARELRAYDRIREEPTRGRKPPRRDGKEVNGNVARPERGTGGGMGPRGGKTRRVAPGQELPSVRSWFAGESRDGSGRPGAPRGNAGAAAGNRRPAGGKPFGARTGGGEGRPAGGNPYSGFGGGESRGNANGNVSGNRAPGNRGPRPQGQGQGQASGNRSHGNQARPQGQGGNRPQGSSARPQGQGGNRPHGGARPGGPTGGRPPGRGGNRSGNR, from the coding sequence ATGACTGCGCCGCAAAAATCCGTTCTATCCCTGAAGCGCGAACCGCGCATCGAAACCGAAGGCCCCGCACTGGAAGAGCGCCTGCACAAGGTGCTGGCCAATGCCGGCCTCGGCTCACGCCGCATGCTTGAACAACGCATCCAGTCCGGCGAAGTCGAGCTTAACGGCGCACCCGCCGAGATCGGCATGAGCGTCAAAGCTGGTGATCGCGTGGTCATGGACGGCAAGCAGTTCGTTGTCGCCACTGACAGCCGCGACGACACTGAAGTGCTGATCTACCACAAGCCCGAAGGCGTGCTGACCACTCGTGATGATCCGGATGGTCGCCCCAACGTCTTCGAACAGTTGCCGCGACTGAAAGGCGCGCGCTGGGTGGCTGTGGGTCGACTGGACATCAACACTACCGGCCTGCTGCTGCTCACTACCGATGGTGAACTGGCCAATGGCCTGATGCACCCGAAGAGTGGTCTTGAGCGCGAATACCTGTGCCGCGTGCATGGCGAAGTGCCCGACGAGATCATCGAACGCCTGAAGGCCGGCGTGGAACTGGACGATGGTCCGGCGCGTTTCGACGAAATCGCGGTGATCAGCCGCGGGGGCAGCCATAGCTGGTTCCGCGTGGTGATTCGCGAAGGTCGCAATCGCGAAGTTCGCCGCCTGTGGGACTCGCAGGGCTTTCTGGTCAGCCGCTTGAAGCGTATCCGCTACGGCAAGATCGAACTGCCGCGCAACCTGCGCCGTGGCGAGTGCGAAGCGCTGGATGCCGAAAGCATCAAGCAATTGCGCCAGGCTACCGGCCTCGGCGTCGCGCAGCCAGTACTCACGCTGAGCCCGGTGCTGCATCAGCGTCGCGCCAACCGCAGCGTCACCGAATATCGCCCGGAGCGTGGTGCCAGCAGCGCCTGGACTGGCGGTCAGGACGAAGCGCGTGAACTGCGCGCGTACGATCGTATCCGTGAGGAACCGACCCGCGGCCGCAAGCCGCCGCGTCGTGACGGCAAGGAAGTGAACGGCAACGTTGCGCGCCCTGAACGTGGCACCGGCGGTGGCATGGGTCCTCGTGGTGGCAAGACTCGTCGCGTAGCTCCGGGCCAGGAGCTGCCGTCGGTACGCAGCTGGTTTGCCGGCGAAAGCCGCGATGGCAGCGGCCGTCCCGGCGCACCGCGTGGCAACGCCGGCGCGGCTGCTGGCAATCGTCGTCCGGCCGGGGGCAAGCCGTTTGGCGCACGTACCGGCGGTGGTGAAGGTCGGCCAGCAGGCGGCAATCCTTACAGTGGTTTTGGCGGCGGCGAGTCACGTGGCAATGCGAATGGCAACGTCAGTGGCAATCGCGCGCCGGGCAATCGTGGTCCGCGTCCGCAAGGCCAAGGCCAGGGGCAAGCCTCGGGAAATCGCTCGCACGGTAACCAGGCACGGCCGCAAGGCCAGGGTGGCAATCGCCCGCAGGGTTCCTCCGCTCGACCACAGGGTCAGGGCGGCAACCGTCCACATGGCGGCGCCCGCCCCGGCGGCCCGACCGGCGGTCGTCCACCAGGTCGTGGCGGCAACCGTTCGGGCAACCGCTGA